Within the Hermetia illucens chromosome 6, iHerIll2.2.curated.20191125, whole genome shotgun sequence genome, the region atacaaatgattaaagaactaaaacaaaataattcttttccacccaattcatacgaacttacttcgttgtggtattgacgaattgatatgtgatgatgacgtcatgcaggttgtagagtgcacgaaattcacaaaaaattgtaaagttttaccccctataactttgttaataatagctggattttcttcaaacttgaccaaattgtgcattatgttcttcattatatgcatgcccaattctgtacttctgggatgaacataagggtggtgccgggtaaatttctaaaatgtggaaatatactattattaactttatttgtgcagatatcggaaccggatatattttgaggcctagatttcgtagagatgcactactgaaatttttttcagatttttcggttggataggttctgagaacgagacctgttacacttttagggggtcatattttgagccctcactcccctatgtttcactcaatatcaaatattgaaccagtttcgaaaagtactaattgagacctttcatttgataccccacatggccacattttatgagaaaaaatgttgcaccttcctttcacatgtatgaggagcccccccttaaacttaacacaaaatggtgtcagttgctgcatgtaaagggaacggcagattacatactcctaccaattttcgtgacgatcggtttagccgtttccgaataaatcggctgtgacagacagacatcgaatcgattctaataaggttttgtttcacacaaaaccttaaaaagaggtttTAGGGTAGGAATAAGTGGCTGCTGTCGGAAGGACTCGGAGAGCAGTTTACTGGGCCCAGATCTTCACAGCCAGACCCCAGCATTCACGTTCTCCCGTCTTACAACCAGATATCTTTTTGAAGTTCCAGAAGAATTGTTTACCTTTTGTTGAGCAtatcgcccagactgttcagcgcgttcctGTACTGCtccaccaacctggaggatgtcgtcattGAGTAACAAATGTGTTACGTTTCGAACTTCGCTCCACTTGGAATGCACAGGTGACATCTAAAAGATCGTACGACACGGCTATACTGTACATTCTCGAGTATATTcctgtaaaaaaattaaatgactgAACAGTGCTCGATGACCAGCTCACCGGCGGCAAACAGATCTAGCTAGACGCCAAAAATCCAAAAGTAAGCTCaccctaaaactaaggcggatgAAGGACTCAGTCAAACGCCCTGCACGCGAAATTCTTGCCTTCGTAACTCACCGATTTTATCCAGAAGAGCGCTAAACTTTTCTATTAAAAAAAGAATGGCTTGTCAAAGCATAGTGTTTTATTCAAaacattatttgaacaaattaagGTTGCAAATATTCATATTAACATGTATTGACATGTACGCAAAGCATATTATTAGTAATTAACTTAAAATTTATGGAAATAAATTCTCATTGTTAATTTATTATAACATATTCGTTGAAACGCAAAAGTAAATCCGACAAACATTGTATCCCCTAACCAATACGACCTAACACTATACAAGAATCTCAACAGTCTATTCGTAAAATCCGGAGTCATTTCAACCGACGCGATGTTTATAGAAAATATCACTGCTCCTCGCCGAGACTACTGTTCGAATGCGAGAGTACATGTTCGGCGAATGCCAGAACattatcgaaagttttctcgcaTGGTTTACAAGACACGCTCTTATTCGGTGTCTTTAAGACTCCTGAATGGGCCATTGGTTTCTTCACTACTTTCGAAGAAGACGGCGGAGGCATCACGCTATTGGCCATCGATTTACGCGATGGAACTATAGATGCTCTCTGTGTTCGGCTACTATACCTTTCACTACCGCCATATCCACCTCGTAGACTGGCAGCTTCTTCAGACAACTGGGAGGCTGCAATCTTGATCTTCTTTCTCTCAGCCATGGGAATTTTCAGACAATTTTCCAATAGATGCTTATCGAGCGCTTTCATTATAGCGAAAGACTTGTCGCAATATTTGCAAGTGTTTGTCGACTTTGTTGTAGTTTGGTTGTGAGTTTTCTTATGAGCTTCGAAAATTGAAGAGACTCGAAAAGAGCGTGAACAAATCTCGCACGTAAAGTCTGAATGACTGAAATTCTGCTTGGTTTTATCCAATGAAAAGTCACTTTGGGATACTAAAGGTGCCGGTTTGGCTTTGAAAGTATTTCTTGCTTTCATTGCATCAGGTTTTGGTTTATCTTCGGAGGTTTTAGTAAACTTGCTAACGCTCCGACGTGTTAGATCTTTCCGCACCATTACAGGACTGTTGAGAGTTGTTTTTGCTACGGGTCCAAATCGTTGTGAGCTCCGAACGAAGTCAGCTTTTGGTTTTGGGGGAAACATTGAAAACCTCTTAGAAGGCGCCTTTTTAGTCGCTTCTAGTTTTTGACTATTTTCGGGAATGGAATTCAAAAAGGCTTTCGCTCCGTTCATGATGGACACTTGTTTTGACGGAGCAATTGACCGTCTTGCTTCCTTTTTCACTGATTCCAAGTTCGATTTCAAAGAACTAACTGAGCTTGAACTCGACATCTCACGAGGTGTCGGAATTCCACTTGCACCaccattgaaagattttctTGAACTTGAAATAATTCGTGTGACGGGAGtaatggttttcccaggctgTAGTTCGGTATGAAGGATGGATCGCCTCATTTTCAATGTGGATAATCTCGAGGGTTTTAGTAGTCCTGTTGCTCTCTTCTTTTCGTTTGCCAAAATTGCATTGGCTTCTAAATTTTCCTTGCCTTTCTTGCTTTTCGATCCACTTTGAAGTAAGATTTTAATATCTTGCACTACTTTATCAGCCAGCGAGAATTCTACCGATTTTTCCAACTGCTTTTTTCCACTTTCTTCTTGTTTGTCAATATtctcaattatttcactttttgcgTCAAGGGtaatttccattttattatTACTCGGCCATATCTTCGCGCTAGCATCCTTTAGTGCCACATTCGATCCCTCGACCGAAATTACAGTCTCACTAGACTCATCTATAATTTCTACTGAATTGTCAGTAATTGTAATAGTttcaatttgcattttactgaagGTCTCTACGATCACTGAATCATTCTGAGGTGCAGGTGGGCTCAGTTTTACATTTTCACTTTCTATACTTCCTTCGTTTGCCACTTTCGCTTCCTCGTCTTTCTGTTCACTGATTTGAGTAAATTCTAGGAAATTAGAATCTACTCCTTTGCTCATTGCCGATGGAGTTGACGAAGACCCGTTGCCCAACTGTAAACTTCTTCCGCACTTAGCCTTAAGGGGTGTATTTTGAGATGGAAGCTTAACCACGGTGTTGAGTGTTTCCTCAATAGCGGCTTCCACAGTTGATTCTAAATCTGAATTTTCCAATGTTTTGTCAGCTACACTGCCATTGAAGGAGTAGTACATCGAAATACTGTCTTCAGTAGCGGTGTCATAATTGTTCCCGGATAAGCGGTACGAAGtgtttctttccatttttttctgaaacGAAAACGAACGTGAAGTCTTAAATTTTTGATTATTGTAATATGCGAAAAGAAGATCCTTAACCTTAATTCAAATGATTTACGTTGGCTAGAAGTTACTCGATTAGTTAAAGCATAAGGCATGGGGGTTTTTTATATAACATAATCGGGTTCGTGAAGAAATCCAAGCCCGAGATGATTATGCGAATCAGCGCAATCAATCTAAGTTTGTTTGGTTCTATTCCGGGTCCGTTATTGGGTTAGGTATCTCCAGTCCGTTGGGTATATTCCTCTTTCCCCCTTCTTCTAGACGCACTTGGGCATAACATTGATAAAGGACATATGAAGGATTTGGCAAATACTTTTAATAATGTGTAGAAGCACCGCAGGAATACACTCAGCTTTCTGGGAACTCCAATAAGCATGGCTTACACTTACATGCAGGATTAAAAATagcagaattttcaaataaCAAGGATTGAACAAGTCCTACCAAAATGAAAAACGATAGAGGCAGAAAACCGACGATGAAaagactcttctttttcttcagactttgtcccgttcacaagcggggtcggttcgtcgtgatcgagctgaccatttggctctatcaaatgcctgatctgggcgcAATCTCGAgtgttttaaatccccatccagcgtatcaagtcaacgTTATtttggccagccttttggtcgtttaccatcggcttcagaccaatcttggcaagtgcattctctttagcgcgaattacgtgaccataacatcgaagatgcctctcccgcattaatgcaactccatatcgatcgcgaatattcttATTTCGGATATaatgaaaacgtgtcacgccactagtccaacggaacatcttcgtctccattaccgcaaaacgccgttgtcttttatagtcgaccaacactcagaaccatagagagcgacaggacggacgacattgcgataaattttagctttgagacgttcgtggatacgtcgatcacaaagaacaccagttgtggaacgtcacttcacacaggtggcgttaatgcgtaagacaatttcataacgcagttctccattggatgatagcgttgactcgaggtattttaATCGGGGCAGCTCACGATGAAAAGACTAGGAATTTCATATCGATTGCCTTtaaagggtggtcaaagggtagtataaggcCCAGGCGAAACATGGATCGGTATCTACGATGGAGCTGGGAAACGtccgctgaaccaacaccggTGCGAGTTTTttcctaacgaaaagctgcaaacaatttgtgccaactggtcttccaggttaggggttgggtaaggctgacaaccctacacggaaaaccgaagttacgaagccacaaaagagcCTCGGACTTGATGGATTTTACGacaacgaacccgacaacgaaaaccggttaacgatttgcgcattttcgcatggaacgtgcgctctctgtgcAGATCAAATGGTGcccagcagttagccgatatcctgtcccaatataaggctgatgtaatagcgttgcaaaAGGTACGCTGGACACAGACcggttcctggagaagagcctctacaccatatattatattggccattcagtaaaccatgtgctcggagtaggtttcttagtcagccaaaacatgAAACCTTCTGTTACtggctttgaaaacgtaagcactctgcgtttgcgaggcaaatttag harbors:
- the LOC119660425 gene encoding uncharacterized protein LOC119660425, translating into MERNTSYRLSGNNYDTATEDSISMYYSFNGSVADKTLENSDLESTVEAAIEETLNTVVKLPSQNTPLKAKCGRSLQLGNGSSSTPSAMSKGVDSNFLEFTQISEQKDEEAKVANEGSIESENVKLSPPAPQNDSVIVETFSKMQIETITITDNSVEIIDESSETVISVEGSNVALKDASAKIWPSNNKMEITLDAKSEIIENIDKQEESGKKQLEKSVEFSLADKVVQDIKILLQSGSKSKKGKENLEANAILANEKKRATGLLKPSRLSTLKMRRSILHTELQPGKTITPVTRIISSSRKSFNGGASGIPTPREMSSSSSVSSLKSNLESVKKEARRSIAPSKQVSIMNGAKAFLNSIPENSQKLEATKKAPSKRFSMFPPKPKADFVRSSQRFGPVAKTTLNSPVMVRKDLTRRSVSKFTKTSEDKPKPDAMKARNTFKAKPAPLVSQSDFSLDKTKQNFSHSDFTCEICSRSFRVSSIFEAHKKTHNQTTTKSTNTCKYCDKSFAIMKALDKHLLENCLKIPMAERKKIKIAASQLSEEAASLRGGYGGSERYSSRTQRASIVPSRKSMANSVMPPPSSSKVVKKPMAHSGVLKTPNKSVSCKPCEKTFDNVLAFAEHVLSHSNSSLGEEQ